A DNA window from Pleurodeles waltl isolate 20211129_DDA chromosome 12, aPleWal1.hap1.20221129, whole genome shotgun sequence contains the following coding sequences:
- the TIMM13 gene encoding mitochondrial import inner membrane translocase subunit Tim13 produces the protein MPVTGKPFRALPVLVYVPLHALTLILVEAAMDGFSSDFSPAGAGGSGKVDPGLIMEQVKVQIAVANAQELLQRMTDKCFKKCIGKPGSSLDNSEQKCVAMCMDRYMDAWNTVSRAYNSRLQRERAKM, from the exons atgccagTGACCGGAAAACCCTTCCGTGCTCTTCCGGTTCTCGTGTATGTGCCGTTGCACGCTTTGACTTTGATCCTGGTGGAGGCAGCAATGGACGGCTTCTCTTCAGACTTTTCCCCGGCGGGGGCAGGGGGTTCAGGGAAGGTGGACCCGGGCCTCATCATGGAGCAAGTCAAGGTGCAGATAGCCGTGGCCAACGCGCAGGAGCTGCTGCAG CGAATGACTGACAAATGTTTCAAGAAGTGCATTGGAAAGCCTGGATCTTCCCTGGACAACTCTGAACAG AAATGCGTAGCCATGTGCATGGACAGGTACATGGATGCCTGGAACACAGTCTCCCGAGCGTATAATTCTAGACTTCAGCGGGAGAGGGCAAAAATGTGA